The following coding sequences are from one Parabacteroides pacaensis window:
- the nth gene encoding endonuclease III, translating to MHKEERYRGIIDWFNSNVPIAETELHYKDPFQLLIAVILSAQCTDKRVNMITPALFEAYPTPEVLAAATPEAVYEYIKSVSYPNNKAKHLVGMAKVLLEEFHGEMPSEIKDLIKMPGVGRKTANVIASVVFDKPAMAVDTHVFRVSNRIGLTENSKTPLETEKELIKYIPENLIPKAHHWLILHGRYVCLARKPKCEECGLKAWCKYFLEGKDNKE from the coding sequence ATGCACAAAGAAGAACGATATAGAGGTATCATTGATTGGTTTAATTCAAATGTACCTATCGCCGAAACAGAATTACACTATAAAGACCCTTTTCAATTACTCATAGCAGTAATTCTTTCAGCTCAATGTACAGATAAACGAGTGAATATGATTACTCCGGCACTTTTCGAAGCCTATCCTACTCCTGAAGTGTTGGCTGCCGCTACCCCCGAAGCCGTATATGAATATATTAAAAGTGTTTCTTACCCGAATAATAAAGCAAAACATTTGGTAGGCATGGCAAAAGTTCTTTTAGAAGAATTTCATGGTGAAATGCCGTCTGAAATAAAAGATTTGATAAAAATGCCCGGAGTAGGAAGGAAAACTGCCAACGTAATTGCGTCGGTCGTATTTGATAAGCCGGCTATGGCTGTAGATACACATGTATTCCGCGTATCCAACAGAATCGGTCTGACGGAAAATTCTAAAACACCTCTTGAAACAGAAAAAGAACTAATTAAATACATTCCGGAAAACCTTATTCCCAAAGCACATCACTGGCTTATTTTACACGGACGCTATGTATGTCTGGCCCGTAAACCTAAATGCGAAGAATGTGGACTCAAAGCTTGGTGTAAATATTTTCTTGAAGGAAAAGATAATAAGGAATAA
- a CDS encoding V-type ATP synthase subunit A has protein sequence MATKGVVKGIVSNLVTVEVDGPVSQNEICYISVDGVKLMSEVIKVIGKNAYVQVFESTRGMRVGDEAEFENHMLEVTLGPGMLSRNYDGLQNDLDKMDGVFLKRGDYTFALDNEKLWDFKPIAKVGDKVQAGDWLGEVDENHQPHKIMVPFKLEGTYTVKSIAEPGLYTINHTMAVLTDEEGNDVDVTMIQRWPVKRAITSYKEKPRPYKLLETGVRTIDTINPIVEGGTGFIPGPFGTGKTVLQHAISKQAEADIVIIAACGERANEVVEIFAEFPHLEDPHTGRKLMERTIIIANTSNMPVAAREASVYTAMTIAEYYRSMGLKVLLMADSTSRWAQALREMSNRLEELPGPDAFPMDLSAIIANFYARAGFVHLNNGATGSVTFIGTVSPAGGNLKEPVTENTKKVARCFYALEQERADRKRYPAINPIDSYSKYIEYPEFEEYISNHISPEWTAKVNEVKTRMQRGKEIAEQINILGDDGVPVDYHITFWKSELIDFVILQQDAFDAIDAMTPLERQEFMLDKVIQICRSEFKFDTFLEVMDYFKQMINLFRQMNYSEFKSDQFYEFNEKLDALLKERVVSSEI, from the coding sequence ATGGCTACGAAAGGAGTTGTAAAGGGAATCGTTTCTAACCTTGTTACGGTTGAAGTAGACGGCCCTGTATCTCAAAATGAGATATGTTACATTTCCGTCGACGGCGTAAAGCTGATGTCGGAAGTTATTAAAGTAATCGGTAAAAACGCTTATGTACAAGTATTCGAAAGCACCCGTGGAATGCGAGTAGGCGATGAGGCGGAGTTTGAAAACCACATGCTTGAAGTAACCCTCGGTCCAGGAATGTTATCCCGTAACTATGACGGTTTGCAAAATGACCTGGATAAAATGGACGGCGTTTTTTTGAAACGTGGAGATTACACATTTGCTCTCGATAATGAGAAGTTATGGGATTTCAAACCGATTGCTAAAGTCGGGGATAAAGTACAAGCAGGAGATTGGTTAGGAGAGGTAGATGAGAATCATCAACCTCATAAAATAATGGTTCCGTTTAAGCTGGAAGGAACTTATACCGTAAAAAGTATCGCAGAACCGGGGCTTTATACAATCAACCATACAATGGCAGTATTGACGGATGAAGAAGGTAATGATGTAGATGTTACCATGATTCAACGTTGGCCGGTAAAACGGGCAATTACCAGCTATAAAGAGAAACCGCGCCCTTATAAGTTGTTGGAAACCGGTGTACGTACTATCGATACTATTAATCCGATTGTAGAAGGAGGTACGGGATTTATTCCGGGTCCGTTCGGTACAGGCAAGACTGTATTGCAGCATGCTATTTCAAAGCAAGCTGAAGCGGACATTGTAATTATTGCGGCCTGCGGTGAACGTGCCAATGAAGTAGTGGAAATCTTTGCCGAATTTCCACATTTGGAAGATCCGCATACCGGGCGTAAGCTGATGGAACGTACTATTATTATCGCTAATACCTCTAATATGCCAGTTGCCGCTCGTGAAGCTTCTGTATATACAGCTATGACTATTGCGGAATATTACCGGAGTATGGGGTTGAAAGTACTGCTTATGGCGGATTCTACTTCTCGTTGGGCACAAGCTTTACGTGAAATGTCGAACCGTTTGGAAGAACTTCCCGGCCCGGATGCATTCCCTATGGACTTGTCTGCTATTATTGCTAACTTTTATGCCCGTGCAGGTTTCGTTCACCTGAATAACGGGGCTACCGGTTCGGTTACTTTTATCGGTACGGTATCGCCTGCCGGTGGTAACTTGAAAGAACCTGTTACGGAAAATACAAAGAAAGTAGCGCGTTGTTTTTATGCCTTGGAACAGGAACGGGCAGACCGGAAACGGTATCCGGCTATTAATCCGATCGATAGTTATTCAAAATATATCGAATATCCGGAGTTTGAAGAATACATCAGTAACCATATTTCACCGGAATGGACGGCAAAGGTAAACGAAGTGAAAACCCGTATGCAACGCGGAAAGGAAATTGCCGAACAAATTAATATTTTAGGAGACGACGGTGTACCGGTAGATTACCATATCACTTTTTGGAAATCGGAATTGATTGACTTTGTGATTCTGCAACAAGATGCTTTTGATGCGATTGATGCAATGACCCCTTTGGAACGCCAGGAGTTCATGTTAGATAAGGTAATACAAATTTGCCGTTCGGAATTTAAGTTCGATACCTTCCTTGAGGTTATGGATTATTTTAAACAAATGATTAACTTATTCCGTCAGATGAATTATTCGGAGTTCAAAAGTGATCAATTTTATGAGTTTAACGAAAAGTTAGACGCATTACTAAAAGAAAGAGTCGTTTCAAGTGAAATTTAA
- a CDS encoding V-type ATP synthase subunit B — protein sequence MAKAFQKIFTKITQITKATCTLKATGVGYDELASVDGRLAQVVKIIGDEVTLQVFSGTEGIPTDAEVVFMGKAPTLKVGDQLAGRFFNAYGDPIDGGPIPEGKDVEIGGPSVNPVRRKQPSELIATGIAGIDLNNTLVTGQKIPFFADPDQPFNQVMAMVALRAQSDKIILGGMGMTNDDYLFFKNTFSNAGALDRIVSFINTTEDPSVERILIPDMALAAAEYFAVEKNEKVLVLLTDMTNYADALAIVSNRMDQIPSKDSMPGSLYSDLAKIYEKAVQFPDGGSITIIAVTTLSGGDITHAVPDNTGYITEGQLYLRRDSDIGKVIVDPFRSLSRLKQLVTGKKTREDHPQVMNAAVRLYADAANAKTKLENGFDLTDYDNRALAFSKDYSEKLLAIDVNLDTTEMLDVAWDLFAEHFKPAEVNIKQSLVDKYWKKD from the coding sequence ATGGCAAAAGCATTTCAAAAAATATTTACAAAGATTACCCAAATTACAAAGGCTACCTGTACGTTGAAAGCAACAGGGGTGGGGTATGATGAGTTGGCTTCCGTAGACGGACGCTTGGCGCAGGTAGTAAAAATTATCGGCGATGAAGTAACACTTCAGGTATTTTCAGGTACGGAAGGAATTCCGACTGATGCAGAAGTTGTGTTTATGGGGAAAGCTCCTACTCTGAAAGTAGGAGACCAGTTGGCTGGACGTTTCTTTAATGCCTATGGCGATCCTATCGATGGCGGTCCTATTCCCGAAGGGAAAGATGTGGAAATCGGGGGACCATCGGTAAATCCGGTACGCCGTAAACAACCTTCCGAATTGATTGCTACGGGGATTGCAGGTATCGACTTGAATAATACGTTGGTGACGGGACAGAAAATTCCTTTTTTCGCTGACCCGGATCAGCCTTTCAACCAGGTGATGGCGATGGTAGCTCTTCGTGCCCAATCGGATAAGATTATTCTGGGAGGAATGGGTATGACCAACGATGATTATCTTTTCTTTAAGAATACATTTAGCAATGCCGGGGCTTTAGACCGTATTGTAAGTTTTATCAATACCACTGAAGACCCATCCGTAGAACGTATTCTTATTCCGGATATGGCACTAGCTGCTGCCGAATATTTTGCGGTGGAAAAGAATGAAAAAGTATTGGTATTGCTTACCGACATGACGAATTATGCGGATGCGCTGGCCATTGTATCTAACCGTATGGATCAAATTCCTTCCAAAGATTCTATGCCTGGTTCCTTATATTCCGATTTGGCTAAGATATATGAAAAAGCTGTTCAATTCCCAGACGGAGGTTCTATTACGATTATCGCGGTAACTACCTTGTCGGGGGGCGATATTACGCATGCTGTGCCGGATAATACCGGATATATTACGGAAGGGCAGTTATATTTGCGTCGTGACAGTGATATCGGAAAGGTTATTGTAGACCCGTTCCGGAGTTTGTCTCGTTTGAAACAGTTGGTAACCGGAAAGAAAACCAGGGAAGACCATCCGCAGGTGATGAATGCTGCCGTGCGTTTGTACGCAGATGCTGCTAATGCGAAAACAAAATTGGAAAATGGTTTCGACCTTACGGATTATGATAACCGGGCATTGGCTTTTTCTAAAGATTATTCCGAAAAACTATTGGCTATCGACGTAAACCTGGATACTACCGAGATGCTGGATGTGGCGTGGGATTTGTTTGCAGAACATTTTAAACCTGCCGAAGTAAATATCAAGCAATCACTGGTGGATAAATACTGGAAAAAAGATTAA
- a CDS encoding OsmC family protein, producing MKHDITLEWQGKMQFDAHMGNHTITLDSTPETGGEDAGVLPKPLMLVALAGCSGMDVVSLLKKMRVEFKKLDIKVEGNLTEGVPAYYDAMHIIYEITGNNLPLEKLEKAVKMSYDRYCGVAQVYKKAMPVTYEIRINPE from the coding sequence ATGAAACATGACATAACACTTGAATGGCAGGGTAAAATGCAATTCGATGCCCATATGGGGAATCATACCATTACTTTAGACAGCACTCCTGAAACTGGCGGAGAAGATGCCGGAGTACTTCCTAAACCTCTTATGTTAGTGGCACTTGCCGGTTGTAGTGGTATGGATGTTGTTTCTCTGCTTAAGAAAATGCGGGTAGAATTTAAAAAGCTAGATATAAAAGTGGAAGGGAACCTGACCGAAGGCGTTCCGGCTTATTATGATGCCATGCATATCATTTACGAAATAACAGGTAATAATCTTCCCTTAGAAAAATTGGAGAAAGCCGTAAAAATGTCGTATGATAGATATTGCGGTGTAGCGCAAGTATATAAAAAAGCCATGCCGGTAACTTATGAAATACGGATAAACCCGGAATAA
- the crcB gene encoding fluoride efflux transporter CrcB produces MIKVICLVAGGALGSLLRFLMSTWVQRLTLHSFPSGILCVNVVGSFLIGFCWSLAEAFSFSTNVRIFLFVGLFGGFTTFSSFSLDTMTLLKAGAFKLAFINILANNILGLLAVFIGLALGKNVTPLIK; encoded by the coding sequence ATGATCAAGGTTATCTGTTTAGTAGCAGGAGGGGCATTAGGCTCCCTATTAAGGTTCCTGATGTCTACGTGGGTGCAGCGTTTAACGCTTCACTCTTTCCCCTCGGGTATCTTATGTGTAAACGTAGTAGGTTCTTTTCTGATAGGCTTTTGTTGGTCGCTAGCGGAAGCTTTTAGTTTTTCCACTAATGTACGTATCTTTTTGTTCGTCGGCCTGTTCGGAGGGTTTACTACCTTTTCCTCTTTTTCGTTGGATACGATGACGTTACTTAAAGCCGGAGCTTTCAAGCTTGCTTTTATCAATATATTAGCGAATAATATTTTAGGACTTCTTGCGGTTTTCATTGGTCTTGCTCTTGGAAAGAATGTAACCCCTTTAATAAAATAA
- a CDS encoding sensor histidine kinase — translation MNCPYIKRTILYAVFLFCVLIGILYLVTSHYTGKKQVYEILIVQSYDSDCSWREELNKGVKEAFNAHLLQANTRTFYLDCEGLLAKAEIDTLTLLLNEYKEKAPDLIITCDDAATYSLIQTKHPYTYQVPIVFCGVDYVNKEILPGHTNITGFSTRPDFIQCYQLAKQLFGKISQITVLIEDGYLGRIYKEDIYRQYKQVSEISAAEETTKDSVIYQTLTNTPLLEKDTIKLLVKRVDKMAGQQLKWNLYHQPHSFSIIPKWNPLYTQFPAMGTIPFLTVNNEGFGEGQIGGYMTPSYNQTYEAAERGIKILLGTLPSDFPMVTFSKKVPVFDWEMLNYWQIDKKRLPTGSIIIHMPFTERYHNVLIAGSIVGGIIILSMILFLGHLYKKEQKHKKTIQKRLEKEQKELSITMESISEGVLSINKEFQIFNINMAALKWLHLDKPADTYLGKKIWELFNIISRDNPRYLKELLEQVSNSQSGISFGEEVFLVSPENKTFPVSGGINNIYNEKILGGYVITFRDITDEYTQKGMLALSMLGGNLFAWHYDEPSQQFIFDEAFFKTLQIPSNPTHSISQDEFIHFIHPEDLPRWKEGLRLIESGKITKTNLQLRLNMNGKGFEWWEYRIASLFKSSLEQHYRLFGICLNIQHFKATQEELIRFRDEAIESDRQKGIFMANMSHEIRTPLNAIVGFSTLLTENKTYDLEERKVFIETINENCQLLLNLINEILDISRIESGIQFHKEKCNLNSLVEEVAEAFRPSARQGVSIITQLPATPFYMETDILRLKQVFNNLTGNAVKFTHVGHIILGYSFLPDKYCVSFFVEDSGIGISQEEQMRIFERFYKSNDFVQGGGLGLSICKEIVKRMNGSIRVESEINKGTRFIINIPL, via the coding sequence ATGAATTGTCCGTATATAAAACGAACCATATTATATGCTGTATTTTTATTCTGCGTTTTAATAGGAATCTTATATCTGGTTACCTCACATTACACAGGAAAAAAACAAGTATATGAAATTTTAATAGTACAGTCGTACGACAGCGATTGTAGTTGGCGAGAGGAATTAAATAAAGGAGTGAAAGAGGCTTTTAATGCTCATCTTTTGCAAGCGAATACCCGTACTTTTTATTTAGATTGCGAAGGATTGTTAGCCAAAGCAGAAATAGATACGCTAACTTTACTACTAAATGAGTATAAAGAAAAAGCGCCGGACCTTATCATTACTTGCGACGATGCCGCTACTTATTCCCTTATCCAAACTAAACATCCTTATACCTATCAAGTGCCTATTGTCTTTTGTGGAGTGGATTATGTAAATAAAGAAATTCTTCCAGGCCATACCAATATAACCGGTTTTTCTACACGTCCGGATTTTATACAATGCTACCAGTTAGCCAAACAGTTGTTCGGTAAAATAAGTCAAATAACTGTATTAATCGAAGACGGTTACTTGGGACGTATTTATAAAGAAGACATATACAGACAATATAAACAAGTATCTGAAATAAGCGCTGCAGAAGAAACAACGAAAGATTCGGTCATATACCAGACACTCACTAATACCCCATTATTAGAAAAAGATACAATAAAATTACTGGTTAAAAGGGTAGACAAGATGGCTGGGCAACAACTTAAATGGAACCTTTATCATCAACCCCACTCTTTCAGCATTATTCCTAAATGGAATCCTCTTTATACACAATTTCCTGCGATGGGAACCATTCCTTTTTTAACAGTGAATAACGAAGGATTCGGTGAAGGTCAAATAGGGGGATATATGACTCCGTCTTATAACCAGACTTATGAAGCTGCCGAAAGGGGGATAAAGATACTTCTGGGAACCTTGCCTTCCGATTTTCCTATGGTTACGTTTAGTAAAAAGGTTCCCGTATTTGATTGGGAAATGCTGAATTATTGGCAAATAGATAAAAAACGGTTACCTACAGGAAGTATTATTATCCATATGCCCTTTACCGAACGTTACCATAATGTACTAATAGCAGGAAGTATAGTAGGCGGGATAATTATTCTTTCGATGATTCTCTTTTTAGGGCATTTATATAAAAAAGAGCAAAAACATAAAAAGACAATACAAAAAAGACTTGAGAAAGAACAAAAGGAACTGAGCATTACTATGGAATCCATTAGCGAAGGGGTTCTTTCTATAAATAAAGAATTCCAAATCTTTAATATTAACATGGCAGCCCTGAAATGGTTACATCTCGATAAACCGGCCGATACTTATTTGGGAAAAAAGATATGGGAGCTCTTTAACATTATATCCAGGGATAACCCTCGTTACCTAAAAGAACTGTTGGAACAAGTGAGTAACTCTCAAAGTGGTATCAGTTTTGGAGAAGAAGTATTTCTGGTCAGCCCGGAAAATAAAACATTTCCTGTATCCGGCGGTATCAATAATATTTATAACGAGAAGATTCTAGGCGGATATGTTATTACATTCCGTGACATAACCGATGAATATACTCAAAAAGGAATGTTAGCACTCAGCATGCTGGGAGGAAATCTTTTTGCCTGGCATTATGATGAACCCAGCCAACAATTTATATTTGACGAAGCATTTTTTAAAACTTTACAGATTCCCAGCAATCCGACCCATAGTATTTCCCAGGATGAATTTATCCATTTTATTCATCCGGAAGATTTACCCCGTTGGAAGGAAGGGCTCCGACTTATTGAATCCGGCAAAATAACAAAGACAAACTTGCAACTAAGGCTCAATATGAATGGAAAGGGATTCGAATGGTGGGAATACCGAATTGCGTCCTTATTCAAATCGTCGCTGGAACAACATTACAGATTATTCGGTATATGCTTGAATATCCAACATTTTAAAGCAACACAAGAAGAACTTATCCGTTTCCGGGATGAAGCGATTGAGTCTGACCGGCAGAAAGGAATTTTCATGGCAAACATGAGTCATGAAATACGTACCCCCCTCAATGCGATCGTCGGATTTTCTACTTTGCTGACAGAAAACAAAACTTATGATTTGGAAGAACGAAAAGTATTTATTGAAACAATCAATGAAAATTGCCAACTGCTTTTAAATCTTATCAATGAAATATTAGATATTTCACGCATTGAAAGTGGAATCCAGTTCCATAAGGAAAAATGTAACCTGAATTCTTTGGTAGAAGAAGTAGCAGAAGCTTTTCGTCCTTCTGCTCGCCAGGGAGTATCTATCATTACCCAACTACCAGCCACTCCCTTCTATATGGAAACCGATATCCTTCGTTTAAAGCAGGTATTTAATAATTTAACAGGGAATGCCGTTAAATTCACGCATGTTGGTCACATTATATTAGGATACTCATTTCTACCTGATAAATATTGTGTTTCTTTCTTTGTTGAAGACTCTGGTATCGGAATATCCCAAGAGGAACAAATGCGTATATTCGAACGATTTTATAAATCAAATGATTTCGTTCAGGGTGGTGGCTTAGGACTTTCTATTTGCAAGGAAATCGTCAAAAGAATGAATGGTTCTATCCGGGTAGAATCCGAAATAAATAAAGGTACGCGTTTTATTATAAACATTCCCTTATGA
- a CDS encoding V-type ATP synthase subunit D, whose amino-acid sequence MAIKFQYNKTSLQQLEKQLKVRERALPTIKSKESALRMEVKRTKDEVKALELQLEREIHGYDNMVALWNEFNPSLIKVKDVHLSSRKIAGVMVPVLDEIEFEIGRYSLFNAPSWYTEGIELLKKLARTGIEAEFSGLKLELLEHARKKTTQKVNLFEKVQIPGYRDAIRKIKRFMEDEESLSKSSQKIMRANQEKRKQKEEAES is encoded by the coding sequence ATGGCAATAAAGTTTCAATATAATAAAACTTCGCTTCAGCAATTGGAAAAGCAGCTTAAAGTGCGCGAGCGTGCCTTGCCTACTATTAAAAGTAAGGAAAGTGCGCTGCGGATGGAAGTAAAACGCACCAAAGATGAAGTGAAAGCATTGGAACTTCAGCTTGAACGGGAGATTCACGGATACGATAACATGGTTGCTCTCTGGAACGAATTTAATCCTTCTCTGATTAAAGTAAAGGATGTCCATTTGTCTTCCAGGAAAATTGCCGGTGTTATGGTTCCTGTACTCGATGAAATAGAATTCGAAATAGGCCGTTACAGTCTCTTTAATGCCCCTTCCTGGTATACCGAGGGGATAGAGTTACTTAAAAAACTTGCCCGTACAGGTATAGAAGCTGAGTTTTCGGGGCTAAAGCTGGAGTTATTAGAACATGCACGGAAAAAGACTACCCAAAAAGTAAACCTTTTTGAGAAAGTGCAAATTCCGGGCTATCGGGATGCGATACGGAAGATCAAACGATTCATGGAAGATGAAGAAAGTTTGTCAAAGTCATCGCAAAAGATCATGAGGGCAAATCAGGAAAAACGTAAACAAAAAGAGGAGGCAGAATCATGA
- a CDS encoding DUF2764 domain-containing protein, translating into MSNYYALVAGLPNIAIDDSKLTYSIEDFRSEVYNTLTAKDRELIDLFFYKFDNKNLLAYLRNPESPLDTRGTLTLSQMEEIVRSLKEGETGKDKHFPPYFAPFLEEYFGEEKDDSISWEDRLASYYYEYAMSTPNQFVSAWFELNLNINNILAGFISRKFGLDKNLYIIGNNDVAEAVRSSNARDFGLGENLDYLPALQRIAEEPDLMDRERKLDILKWNWIEENTFFDYFSIEKIFAYLLQLEMIERWVSLDRVAGEKMFRALIQGMKKESLVSLDEFKRNNNN; encoded by the coding sequence ATGAGTAACTATTACGCATTAGTTGCCGGGTTGCCCAATATTGCGATAGACGATAGTAAATTAACCTATTCTATCGAAGATTTCCGTTCTGAAGTATATAATACGCTTACTGCTAAAGACCGGGAATTGATAGATTTGTTTTTTTATAAGTTTGATAACAAAAACCTGCTTGCCTATCTGCGCAATCCGGAAAGCCCATTGGATACAAGAGGAACATTGACTCTTTCCCAAATGGAAGAAATAGTTAGGTCGTTAAAAGAAGGGGAAACAGGCAAGGATAAACATTTCCCGCCCTATTTCGCACCTTTTCTCGAAGAATATTTCGGGGAAGAAAAAGACGATAGCATTTCCTGGGAAGATCGTTTAGCTTCTTATTACTATGAGTATGCGATGAGTACACCGAACCAATTTGTTTCCGCGTGGTTCGAATTAAATCTGAATATCAATAATATCCTTGCCGGATTTATTAGCCGGAAATTCGGATTGGATAAGAACCTTTATATAATAGGGAATAACGATGTTGCCGAAGCCGTGCGTTCTTCTAATGCACGCGATTTCGGGTTAGGGGAGAACCTGGATTATCTTCCCGCTTTGCAACGTATTGCCGAGGAGCCTGATTTGATGGACCGGGAACGTAAATTAGATATTTTAAAATGGAACTGGATTGAAGAAAATACCTTCTTCGATTATTTTTCTATTGAAAAAATATTTGCTTATCTTCTCCAATTGGAAATGATTGAACGTTGGGTATCGTTGGACAGAGTAGCAGGTGAAAAAATGTTCCGTGCACTGATCCAGGGAATGAAAAAGGAAAGTTTAGTCTCGTTGGACGAATTTAAAAGAAACAATAATAATTAA
- the pheS gene encoding phenylalanine--tRNA ligase subunit alpha, whose translation MINKIKALLQEVENMKASDADELETLRIKYLSKKGEISALFVDFRNVANDQKREVGKYLNELKEKAQNKINELKESFENKQTSSDEIDLTRTAYPIELGTRHPLSIVKKEICDIFNRLGFSIAEGPEIEDDWHVFSSLNFAEDHPARDMQDTFFIQHNPDVLLRTHTSSVQTRVMETNTPPIRIICPGRVYRNEAISYRAHCFFHQVEGLYVDKHVSFADLKQALLFFAKEMFGPETKIRLRPSYFPFTEPSAEMDISCNLCGGKGCAFCKHTGWVEILGCGMVDPNVLENCGIDSKIYSGYALGMGIERITNLKFQVKDLRMFSENDVRFLRQFESAN comes from the coding sequence ATGATCAATAAAATAAAAGCTCTACTTCAAGAAGTGGAGAATATGAAGGCATCCGATGCTGACGAACTGGAAACATTACGAATTAAATATCTCAGCAAAAAAGGCGAAATATCTGCTCTTTTTGTGGATTTTCGTAATGTAGCTAACGATCAAAAGCGTGAAGTAGGAAAATACTTAAATGAACTCAAAGAAAAAGCACAAAATAAAATCAATGAACTCAAAGAAAGCTTCGAAAACAAACAAACCTCTTCTGATGAAATTGATTTAACCCGTACAGCCTATCCTATCGAATTAGGCACGCGGCATCCTTTATCCATAGTAAAAAAAGAAATTTGCGATATATTTAACCGTTTAGGCTTCAGTATTGCCGAAGGTCCGGAAATTGAAGACGACTGGCATGTGTTTAGTTCCCTTAATTTTGCAGAAGACCATCCGGCACGTGATATGCAAGATACTTTTTTCATCCAGCATAATCCGGATGTATTATTGCGTACCCACACTTCATCGGTGCAAACACGGGTAATGGAAACAAATACTCCTCCTATCCGCATCATTTGTCCGGGACGTGTATATCGCAATGAAGCTATTTCTTACCGAGCCCACTGTTTCTTTCACCAGGTAGAAGGATTATATGTAGATAAACATGTTTCTTTTGCCGATTTGAAACAGGCTTTACTTTTCTTTGCTAAAGAAATGTTCGGGCCGGAAACGAAAATACGTTTACGCCCATCGTATTTTCCTTTTACAGAACCCTCTGCCGAAATGGATATTTCTTGTAATCTATGTGGAGGAAAAGGATGTGCGTTCTGTAAACATACCGGTTGGGTAGAAATACTCGGTTGTGGTATGGTAGATCCTAACGTATTGGAAAATTGTGGAATAGACAGTAAAATTTATTCCGGATACGCATTGGGAATGGGAATAGAACGTATTACAAATTTGAAATTCCAAGTAAAAGACTTGCGCATGTTTTCGGAAAACGACGTTCGTTTTCTGAGGCAGTTCGAGTCGGCCAATTGA
- a CDS encoding GNAT family N-acetyltransferase codes for MLSLQQATIENCSVINKLASQIWEPTYGSILSKEQLDYMFEMMYAPDNIRKQMEEQGHTYLILYADDVPSGYISIEQVEKDLFILQKIYLLPSKQGKGWGRFMVEQGFRYIKNLHPEPCKVMLYVNRENKALGFYKALGLQIKDTRDYPIGHGFYMNDYIMEKDL; via the coding sequence ATGTTATCTCTTCAACAGGCAACTATTGAGAATTGTTCAGTAATAAATAAACTTGCCTCTCAAATCTGGGAGCCGACTTATGGTTCTATTCTTTCAAAGGAACAATTAGATTATATGTTTGAAATGATGTATGCTCCTGACAATATTCGCAAGCAAATGGAGGAACAGGGGCATACTTACCTGATTTTATATGCAGATGATGTACCTTCCGGATACATATCTATCGAACAAGTGGAAAAAGATTTATTCATCTTACAGAAAATTTATTTGCTTCCGTCTAAGCAAGGGAAAGGTTGGGGACGCTTTATGGTAGAACAGGGATTCCGATATATAAAAAATTTGCATCCGGAACCATGTAAAGTGATGTTATATGTAAACCGCGAAAACAAAGCCTTGGGATTTTATAAAGCTTTGGGGTTACAAATAAAAGATACACGTGATTATCCCATAGGGCATGGATTTTATATGAATGATTATATTATGGAAAAGGATTTATAA